The Lysobacter sp. HDW10 genome window below encodes:
- the dnaG gene encoding DNA primase: MGRIPDQFIDDLLARTDIVEVVQARVPLKKKGNEYTACCPFHNERSPSFFVSPNKQFYHCFGCGAHGTAISFLMNFDRLEFLDAIDELAKQAGVEVPKDTRQQNRNAEAEPLFGGLDAASRFYQAQLTTSTVARSYLDGRGLDAATIERFNIGYAPDSFDGLMSRLGTDARRMEVLEKAGMFSRNDNGRVYDKFRHRVMFPIHDRRGRVIGFGGRVLSDEQSPKYLNSPETPLFHKGRELYGLWQAKQASNKLERLLVVEGYMDVVSLSQHGIDFAVATLGTATTPEHAELLFRSAPTAVFSFDGDNAGRRAAWKAVESVLPAMRDGRRAQFLFLPDGEDPDTIVRSEGAEAFNTRLDSAMDLSEFYFSQRAHGLSLTTTSGKATLLDRCREDIAKIPDGGFRDALVARVRELTGVDLGKTPQGQVAGQNRSMHVKRSLVRHAISLLLQDPSLALDIPDPRVIEGLDEPGVPLLIALIETLHARPQLTTGGLLEAFDAHGAHGSLATLAGISLPGDHDSWLEEMTGVFAQLESRMRTQRIDALRDRISELTQEEKMELRDLLTTRVADRGN, translated from the coding sequence GTGGGACGCATCCCCGATCAATTCATCGATGACTTGCTTGCACGCACGGACATCGTGGAAGTGGTGCAGGCACGCGTTCCGCTGAAGAAGAAGGGCAACGAGTACACCGCTTGTTGCCCCTTTCATAACGAACGCTCACCTTCGTTCTTCGTTTCGCCGAACAAGCAGTTCTATCACTGCTTCGGTTGCGGCGCGCACGGTACTGCCATCAGTTTCTTGATGAACTTTGATCGCCTCGAATTTCTCGACGCGATTGACGAGCTGGCAAAGCAAGCCGGCGTTGAAGTGCCCAAAGACACGCGCCAACAGAACCGGAATGCAGAAGCCGAACCCCTGTTTGGCGGCTTGGATGCAGCCTCGCGCTTCTATCAAGCGCAGCTGACAACGAGCACCGTGGCACGCAGCTATTTGGACGGCCGCGGTTTAGATGCCGCCACGATCGAACGCTTCAACATCGGCTACGCACCGGACAGCTTCGACGGACTGATGTCGCGCCTGGGCACCGATGCACGTCGCATGGAAGTCCTCGAGAAAGCCGGCATGTTCTCGCGCAATGACAACGGCCGCGTGTACGACAAGTTTCGTCACCGTGTGATGTTTCCGATTCACGACCGACGCGGTCGCGTGATTGGATTCGGTGGCCGCGTGTTGAGTGACGAACAGTCACCCAAGTATTTGAATTCACCAGAAACCCCGCTCTTTCATAAGGGCCGCGAGTTGTATGGCCTGTGGCAAGCCAAGCAAGCCAGCAACAAGCTGGAACGCTTGCTCGTCGTGGAAGGCTATATGGATGTGGTGTCGCTGTCGCAGCACGGCATTGATTTCGCTGTTGCCACGCTCGGCACGGCGACGACGCCCGAACACGCAGAGTTGCTCTTCCGAAGTGCGCCCACTGCAGTCTTTAGTTTTGACGGTGACAACGCAGGTCGACGCGCGGCATGGAAGGCTGTGGAATCTGTCCTGCCTGCGATGCGCGATGGTCGCCGTGCGCAGTTCTTGTTCTTACCCGACGGCGAAGACCCCGACACGATCGTGCGTTCGGAAGGCGCGGAAGCGTTCAACACACGCTTGGATTCAGCGATGGATCTGTCTGAGTTCTATTTTTCGCAGCGCGCGCATGGCTTGTCATTGACCACGACGAGCGGCAAGGCAACCCTGCTTGATCGCTGCCGCGAAGACATCGCCAAGATTCCGGATGGCGGATTTCGAGACGCACTCGTAGCACGCGTTCGCGAACTGACCGGTGTCGACCTCGGCAAAACACCGCAAGGACAGGTCGCGGGTCAAAACCGATCGATGCACGTGAAGCGAAGCTTGGTCCGCCATGCGATCAGTTTGCTCTTGCAAGACCCAAGCCTCGCGCTCGACATTCCAGACCCGCGTGTCATTGAAGGCTTGGATGAGCCAGGCGTGCCGCTACTGATTGCACTGATTGAAACCTTGCATGCACGGCCGCAGTTGACCACGGGCGGTTTGTTGGAAGCTTTTGACGCGCACGGTGCGCACGGCTCACTCGCCACCTTGGCCGGCATCAGCCTGCCCGGTGACCACGACAGTTGGCTCGAAGAAATGACGGGCGTGTTCGCGCAATT
- a CDS encoding GatB/YqeY domain-containing protein, with protein sequence MSLKQQLTEDMKAAMKGGDKPKLGVIRLINAAIKQKEVDERIELDDAAVLAVLEKMVKQRRDSISQFEAAAREDLAVIERDELAIIDTYLPAKMSEEDIAAAVDAAIAETGASSAADMGKLMGVLKPRLAGQADMSLVSKWVKQRLS encoded by the coding sequence GTGTCGTTGAAGCAACAACTCACCGAAGACATGAAAGCGGCCATGAAGGGCGGCGATAAGCCGAAACTCGGCGTGATCCGCCTCATCAATGCCGCCATCAAGCAAAAGGAAGTCGACGAGCGCATCGAGCTCGATGATGCTGCCGTGCTCGCTGTGCTTGAAAAGATGGTGAAGCAACGCCGGGATTCGATCAGTCAGTTCGAAGCCGCTGCGCGCGAAGACCTTGCGGTGATCGAACGCGACGAACTCGCCATCATCGATACGTATTTACCGGCCAAGATGAGCGAAGAAGACATCGCTGCTGCGGTTGATGCCGCAATCGCAGAAACCGGTGCCAGCTCGGCTGCCGACATGGGTAAGTTGATGGGCGTGCTGAAACCGCGCTTGGCGGGTCAAGCCGACATGTCACTCGTGTCAAAATGGGTCAAGCAGCGTTTGAGCTGA
- the folK gene encoding 2-amino-4-hydroxy-6-hydroxymethyldihydropteridine diphosphokinase, producing the protein MTLALLSLGSNQDAERHLAAAREALAARFGDVVFSAAYVFPAVGFDGPDFLNAGAYLQSDLDVFALNDWLHALEDAHHRDRSGPRFGDRTLDIDIVYFGDHVISGPGHLQIPRSDIKHAFVLKPLAEIAPEFIDPVRELPLAEMWRAHPDYMRPYEVRMIAGYP; encoded by the coding sequence ATGACTTTGGCGTTATTGAGCTTGGGCAGCAACCAAGATGCCGAGCGCCATTTGGCGGCGGCGCGCGAAGCATTGGCTGCGCGATTCGGTGACGTCGTGTTTTCTGCGGCTTACGTATTTCCGGCGGTGGGATTTGACGGTCCCGATTTCTTGAATGCAGGCGCGTATCTGCAAAGCGATTTGGATGTCTTCGCGTTGAATGACTGGCTGCATGCATTGGAAGATGCGCATCATCGTGATCGCAGTGGTCCGCGTTTCGGTGATCGGACCTTGGATATCGACATCGTTTACTTTGGCGACCACGTCATCTCAGGGCCTGGCCATTTGCAGATTCCGCGATCGGATATCAAACATGCCTTTGTGTTGAAACCTTTGGCGGAAATCGCGCCTGAGTTCATTGACCCTGTGCGTGAATTGCCGCTTGCTGAAATGTGGCGCGCACACCCGGACTACATGCGTCCGTATGAAGTGCGCATGATCGCAGGCTATCCGTAA
- a CDS encoding SAM-dependent methyltransferase: protein MVTIPAPDEDARAHSDTLRAGLQQFIAAEGGRIPFSKFMELCLYAPGLGYYSAGARKFGAAGDFVTAPELGALFAQCLSEATAPVLRQLENTGDFLEIGGGSGALAVDLMQAFEAQGILPRTYNILEPSADLRERQAERVRDVLPAHLAQRITWLDGPLSEPWRGVVFANEVIDALPTTRFVIGEDEVFEEYVEVEGDEFIVTTQPADALTTAAVRNIESRLDAPLAEGYRSEVLPQLPYWVQAVIGPMEAGVMVFADYGYPRRAYYHPSRTDGTLRAFRRHHVVSDVLAWPGLQDITASVDFTALAEAGTGAGFTFAGYCTQADFLMANGLEKFASLAESACADEIAHLRVREQVKRLTLPSEMGERFQVMGFSHGVDFEAAFLLGDRSYSL, encoded by the coding sequence GTGGTCACCATTCCAGCACCTGATGAGGACGCGCGCGCGCACAGCGACACGCTGCGTGCCGGCCTCCAGCAATTCATCGCCGCCGAGGGCGGGCGCATCCCATTCTCCAAATTCATGGAGCTGTGTTTGTATGCACCGGGCTTGGGCTATTACAGCGCAGGTGCACGTAAGTTCGGTGCTGCGGGTGACTTTGTCACGGCGCCAGAGCTGGGCGCACTGTTTGCACAATGCTTATCGGAAGCGACCGCACCCGTCTTGCGGCAGTTGGAAAACACCGGCGACTTCTTGGAAATCGGTGGCGGCAGTGGTGCGCTGGCCGTAGATTTGATGCAGGCCTTCGAGGCGCAAGGCATCCTACCGCGGACATACAACATCTTGGAGCCGAGTGCCGACCTGCGTGAGCGACAAGCAGAGCGCGTGCGTGATGTGTTGCCGGCGCACTTGGCGCAGCGCATCACATGGTTGGATGGCCCCTTGTCCGAACCATGGCGCGGTGTGGTGTTTGCAAACGAAGTGATCGATGCCTTGCCGACGACGCGATTTGTGATCGGCGAAGACGAAGTATTCGAGGAATACGTCGAAGTCGAAGGCGACGAATTTATCGTGACGACGCAGCCTGCCGACGCGTTGACGACTGCAGCGGTGCGCAATATTGAATCGCGTTTGGATGCGCCGCTCGCCGAGGGCTATCGGTCTGAAGTCTTGCCGCAATTGCCCTATTGGGTGCAGGCGGTGATTGGCCCGATGGAAGCGGGCGTGATGGTGTTTGCCGACTACGGCTATCCGCGCCGCGCGTATTACCATCCGTCGCGCACAGATGGCACCTTGCGTGCTTTCAGACGCCACCATGTGGTGAGTGACGTGTTGGCGTGGCCAGGATTGCAGGACATCACCGCATCGGTGGATTTCACGGCGTTGGCAGAAGCCGGTACGGGTGCGGGCTTTACATTTGCGGGTTACTGCACGCAAGCGGACTTCTTGATGGCCAATGGCTTGGAAAAATTTGCATCCTTAGCCGAGAGTGCCTGCGCGGATGAAATCGCACATCTGCGTGTGCGTGAGCAAGTGAAGCGACTGACCTTGCCGTCGGAGATGGGCGAGCGTTTCCAAGTGATGGGCTTCTCGCATGGCGTCGATTTTGAAGCGGCCTTCTTGTTGGGCGACCGGAGCTACAGCCTGTGA
- the rpsU gene encoding 30S ribosomal protein S21, whose product MPAVKVRENEPFEFALRRFKRTCEKAGVLAEVRKREFYEKPTQERKRKAAAAVKRQARRMSRDVTKRQRLY is encoded by the coding sequence ATGCCAGCCGTAAAAGTCCGCGAAAACGAACCGTTTGAATTTGCCCTGCGCCGCTTCAAGCGCACCTGCGAAAAGGCAGGCGTCCTTGCCGAAGTGCGTAAGCGCGAGTTCTACGAAAAGCCGACGCAGGAACGTAAGCGTAAAGCTGCCGCCGCCGTGAAGCGCCAAGCGCGCCGCATGTCGCGCGACGTGACCAAGCGCCAGCGCCTGTACTGA
- the folB gene encoding dihydroneopterin aldolase translates to MTDVVFIEALEIEALIGIYDWERRVRQTLSFDIEMAFDNRVPAASDDIQHTLNYKAVSKRLIEYVQSTGFGLVETLAERCAEIILSEFDVQHVRLKLSKPGAVRGARAVGVRIERSRSQ, encoded by the coding sequence ATGACCGACGTGGTGTTTATCGAGGCACTCGAAATTGAAGCTTTGATCGGGATCTACGATTGGGAGCGCCGCGTGCGTCAAACCTTGTCGTTCGATATTGAAATGGCATTCGACAATCGTGTGCCGGCTGCGAGCGACGACATTCAACACACCTTGAACTACAAAGCGGTGAGCAAACGTTTGATTGAGTACGTGCAGTCCACCGGGTTTGGTTTGGTGGAAACCTTGGCCGAACGCTGTGCCGAAATCATCTTGAGCGAGTTCGATGTGCAACATGTGCGCTTGAAGCTCAGCAAGCCGGGTGCGGTGCGTGGTGCGCGTGCGGTCGGTGTGCGTATCGAACGCAGTCGCAGTCAGTAA
- the tsaD gene encoding tRNA (adenosine(37)-N6)-threonylcarbamoyltransferase complex transferase subunit TsaD, with amino-acid sequence MRVLGIESSCDETGVAVYDTARTGAEGLLAHAVYSQIDLHAAYGGVVPELASRDHVRKLLPLVRETLREAGLETTDLDGVAYTAGPGLVGALMVGAGFARSLAWALEVPAVAVHHMEGHLLAPLMEDNPPEPPFVALLVSGGHTQLVHVARIGDYRLLGETLDDAAGEAFDKTAKLMGLPYPGGPQLAKLAGEGRPGQFKFSRPMVDRPGLDFSFSGLKTQVLLAWRGSDQSDQTRADIALAFEEAVVDTLRIKCERALDAAACDTLVIAGGVGANRKLRAQLQVMAEKRGGRVCFPRPELCTDNGAMIAFAGALRLEAGESVDLQVKVQPRWDMASLAAIDTISGNRA; translated from the coding sequence ATGCGTGTACTCGGAATTGAATCATCCTGCGATGAGACGGGCGTAGCCGTCTACGATACGGCCCGGACAGGCGCTGAAGGCCTGCTTGCCCACGCGGTGTACAGCCAAATCGACCTGCATGCCGCCTATGGTGGCGTGGTGCCTGAGCTGGCGAGTCGCGACCATGTGCGCAAATTGCTGCCCTTGGTGCGGGAAACGCTGCGCGAGGCAGGGCTGGAGACCACCGATCTGGACGGTGTGGCCTATACAGCGGGCCCCGGCCTGGTTGGGGCGCTCATGGTGGGGGCTGGCTTTGCGCGGTCTCTCGCGTGGGCGCTGGAGGTGCCTGCGGTGGCGGTCCACCACATGGAAGGCCACCTGCTGGCGCCGCTTATGGAAGACAACCCGCCGGAACCGCCGTTTGTGGCCCTGTTGGTGTCGGGTGGGCACACCCAATTGGTCCATGTCGCGCGCATCGGTGACTACCGCTTGCTGGGCGAAACCTTGGACGACGCCGCCGGCGAGGCCTTCGACAAGACCGCCAAGCTGATGGGGCTGCCCTATCCGGGTGGGCCGCAACTGGCCAAGTTGGCTGGCGAAGGGCGTCCGGGCCAATTCAAATTTTCGCGTCCGATGGTCGATCGTCCCGGTTTGGATTTTTCTTTCAGCGGTTTGAAGACGCAGGTGCTGTTGGCCTGGCGGGGTTCAGACCAAAGCGATCAAACACGCGCGGATATTGCCTTGGCCTTTGAAGAAGCGGTGGTCGATACCTTGCGCATTAAATGTGAGCGCGCGCTGGATGCAGCGGCTTGCGACACCTTGGTGATTGCAGGCGGCGTGGGTGCGAACCGTAAATTGCGCGCACAGCTGCAGGTCATGGCTGAAAAACGCGGGGGCCGTGTGTGTTTTCCGCGTCCCGAGTTGTGTACCGACAACGGCGCGATGATTGCCTTCGCGGGCGCCTTGCGCTTGGAAGCAGGTGAGTCGGTCGATTTGCAAGTGAAGGTTCAACCGCGCTGGGACATGGCAAGCTTAGCCGCCATCGACACGATTTCAGGAAATCGAGCATGA
- a CDS encoding pteridine reductase, producing MTTSNVPVALVTGAGKRLGAAIVRELHARGFNVAVHCHRSRAAADALVAGLNDARPGGAVTLQADLSDLASVPALVESCIHTFGRLDALVNNASTFDVTRVGSTTPAQWDAAFAANVRAPYFLAQAAHTHLAAQHGCIVNMVDVYVERPLRDHALYVMAKAALQAMTRALAVELAPDIRVNAVAPGAILWPESPDAADAQTAYQADIITRTPLKRAGTPEEVANAVAWLILDARFTTGETLRLDGGRMLVP from the coding sequence ATGACGACTTCCAACGTGCCCGTGGCATTGGTGACCGGTGCCGGCAAACGCTTAGGCGCGGCCATCGTGCGCGAATTGCACGCGCGCGGCTTCAATGTCGCCGTGCATTGTCATCGCTCGCGCGCAGCAGCCGATGCATTGGTCGCGGGTTTGAACGACGCACGTCCCGGTGGCGCGGTGACGCTACAAGCGGACTTGAGTGATCTCGCAAGCGTGCCCGCACTGGTCGAATCCTGCATCCACACCTTTGGTCGACTGGATGCCCTGGTCAACAACGCCTCGACCTTTGACGTCACCCGCGTGGGCAGCACGACACCCGCACAGTGGGATGCCGCATTTGCCGCCAATGTGCGTGCCCCGTATTTTCTGGCGCAAGCGGCACATACGCATCTCGCTGCGCAACACGGTTGCATCGTCAACATGGTGGATGTGTATGTCGAACGGCCGTTACGCGATCACGCCTTGTACGTGATGGCGAAGGCCGCGCTGCAAGCCATGACACGTGCATTGGCAGTGGAATTGGCACCCGATATTCGCGTGAACGCGGTCGCACCTGGCGCCATTTTGTGGCCGGAAAGCCCAGATGCGGCCGATGCACAGACGGCGTATCAGGCGGACATCATTACGCGTACGCCCCTGAAACGCGCCGGGACGCCCGAAGAAGTTGCCAATGCAGTTGCCTGGCTGATCCTCGATGCGCGATTCACCACAGGTGAAACCTTGCGTTTGGATGGTGGCCGCATGCTCGTGCCGTAA